In a genomic window of Tursiops truncatus isolate mTurTru1 chromosome 7, mTurTru1.mat.Y, whole genome shotgun sequence:
- the LOC109550564 gene encoding uncharacterized protein, with amino-acid sequence MGGFSRIPVQGEREDPLASPEPPLSWAWAAVGRLRVRPLRRGSATASSRGRVARHLLLSRRGQLRRLCRHRGSPHPTPAWRPRGAGFPGPAAPGPGGDQGRDAAGGGGSEREGVGLRPPGGWKGTLARGRAGEGPRPIQIRGGRVHVGARRPHARPGRANRAAPGASSRQPASSPVPARERKDGDLRVRSARPARFGAERGATPSVPGGGWGWAAQAADGAAQAQSPSRPRRPRRVRPSPASRPGPGGLAGRGSRAAAAAGDPGLTSVPSAVRSVPGRGTGIGGAVAGGGAAAVAAPAARRAGGAGAAAWAARRPELAPRSRRSRRRAQPVRPPG; translated from the exons ATGGGAGGTTTCAGTCGCATCCCCGTCCAG GGAGAGCGGGAAGACCCTCTCGCATCTCCGGAGCCACCGCTGTCTTGGGCTTGGGCCGCTGTCGGCCGACTCCGGGTCCGCCCGCTCAGACGCGGCAGCGCGACCGCTTCGTCCCGCGGCCGGGTCGCTCGGCATCTACTCCTGTCACGCCGCGGGCAACTGCGGCGACTTTGCCGGCACCGGGGGTCGCCGCATCCTACTCCCGCCTGGCGCCCAAGGGGCGCGGGTTTCCCCGGACCCGCGGCCCCCGGGCCGGGCGGCGATCAAGGGCGAGACGCTGCCGGCGGAGGCGGCTCGGAGCGGGAGGGGGTGGGTCTCCGTCCGCCGGGCGGGTGGAAGGGGACTCTAGCGCGGGGGAGGGCAGGCGAGGGACCGCGGCCGATTCAGATCCGGGGCGGGCGGGTCCACGTCGGAGCGCGGCGGCCACACGCTCGCCCCGGGCGCGCGAATCGCGCCGCACCGGGCGCCTCCTCCCGCCAGCCGGCTAGCTCGCCCGTGCCGGCCCGAGAAAGGAAGGACGGCGACCTCCGCGTCCGGTCCGCTCGGCCAGCCCGCTTCGGCGCCGAGCGGGGGGCCACACCCAGCGTCCCGGGAGGCGGCTGGGGCTGGGCGGCCCAGGCTGCGGATGGCGCGGCCCAGGCTCAGTCACCGTCCCGGCCGCGCAGGCCCCGCCGCGTCCGCCCGAGCCCCGCGTCCCGGCCCGGGCCCGGCGGGCTGGCGGGGAGAGGgtcccgggcggcggcggcggccggggaTCCCGGGCTTACCTCTGTGCCAAGCGCCGTCCGCTCCGTCCCGGGCCGGGGAACAGGGATCGGGGGCGCGGTCGCCGGTGGAGgcgcggcggcggtggcggcccCTGCGGCGCGGAGGGCGGGCGGAGCAGGAGCCGCTGCCTGGGCCGCGCGCCGTCCGGAGCTCGCCCCGCGCAGCCGGCGCTCGCGGCGGAGGGCGCAGCCGGTTCGGCCCCCGGGCTAG